One Halobaculum sp. CBA1158 DNA segment encodes these proteins:
- a CDS encoding ABC transporter substrate-binding protein, translated as MRRSSDDSIPRRRALAALASGASVATAGCVGRLRALSGWESQSQVRLEIKTVPADADPYALRAARQIVNWLTAAGIDARVRPVSEQELYRQVLLNRDFDVFLARASGRFRSPDSLYALLHSRYVETPGWQNPFGYADLDVNELLETQRRTSGEQRREAVADLQRSIARSQPFTVLAFPDDVRAARTDRFTGWRTADLASSTGYLGLDRVGTPGGAGGRAEEAEATATPESDDGSVTLRAVTTDRRATTNLNPLAVEFRRTGVLTGLLYDTLGRLDDGGEVRPWLAESWSLSETAGRPAARVRLREGVTWHDGEPVTAEDAAFTYRLLADTSLGGEASAPDDRDEGGGTSTTPRDDGPLPAPRFQGRSSLVEDVTAVDDRVLEVTFVECDPAVAVRAFTVPVLPEHVWVDRTAPVSVAGIEFGPATEALVTDNVPPVGSGPMRFVENTRRESLILESNPDHFLGTEGSDVPGANADGPPFERLEVRVVGSDVSAVGVVTDGDADVTLTSVGADTIRRIGRTDDTDLVVDGRTVPYLLGYNASSPPLTNPQFRNTLARLIDRTALVDEVFDGYATPSVTPLSDTEWIPEDLRWDGEDPVTPFIGSEGELDVPGAREAFRAAGYSYDDGRLVRREIR; from the coding sequence ATGCGTCGATCGTCGGATGACTCGATCCCACGCCGCCGCGCGCTCGCCGCGCTCGCCAGCGGCGCGAGCGTCGCCACCGCGGGATGCGTTGGTCGCCTCCGGGCGCTCTCCGGGTGGGAATCGCAGTCACAGGTCCGACTCGAGATCAAGACCGTTCCCGCCGACGCCGACCCCTACGCCCTCCGTGCGGCCCGCCAGATCGTCAATTGGCTCACGGCCGCCGGCATCGACGCCCGGGTGAGGCCCGTCTCCGAGCAGGAACTGTACCGACAGGTGCTTCTCAACCGCGATTTCGACGTGTTCCTCGCGCGCGCGTCGGGTCGGTTCCGCTCGCCGGACTCCCTGTACGCGCTGTTGCACTCGCGGTACGTCGAGACGCCGGGGTGGCAGAACCCGTTCGGCTACGCCGACCTCGACGTGAACGAACTGCTCGAGACGCAGCGACGCACGAGCGGGGAACAGCGCCGGGAGGCCGTCGCCGACCTCCAGCGCTCGATCGCGCGGTCCCAGCCGTTCACGGTGCTGGCGTTTCCGGACGACGTCCGGGCGGCCCGGACGGACCGCTTCACCGGCTGGCGGACGGCCGACCTCGCGTCGTCCACCGGGTACCTCGGGCTCGACCGAGTCGGAACGCCCGGCGGGGCCGGAGGGCGAGCCGAGGAGGCGGAGGCGACGGCGACGCCCGAGAGCGACGACGGCAGCGTGACGTTGCGAGCGGTCACGACCGACCGTCGGGCGACGACGAACCTCAATCCGCTCGCCGTCGAGTTCCGTCGGACCGGCGTGTTGACCGGGCTGTTGTACGACACCCTCGGCCGTCTCGACGACGGCGGGGAGGTTCGGCCGTGGCTCGCCGAGTCGTGGTCGCTCTCGGAGACGGCCGGCCGGCCGGCCGCGCGGGTCCGACTGCGCGAGGGGGTGACCTGGCACGACGGCGAGCCGGTCACCGCCGAGGACGCGGCGTTCACCTATCGCCTGCTCGCGGACACCTCGCTGGGCGGGGAGGCGAGCGCGCCCGACGACCGCGACGAGGGCGGAGGAACGTCGACGACGCCGAGGGACGACGGCCCGCTGCCTGCACCGCGGTTCCAGGGCCGGAGCAGCCTCGTCGAAGACGTTACCGCGGTCGACGACCGCGTCCTCGAGGTGACGTTCGTCGAGTGCGACCCGGCCGTCGCCGTCCGCGCGTTCACGGTCCCGGTGTTGCCCGAACACGTCTGGGTCGACAGGACCGCGCCCGTCTCGGTCGCCGGCATCGAGTTCGGTCCGGCGACGGAGGCGCTCGTCACCGACAACGTCCCGCCGGTGGGCAGCGGCCCGATGCGGTTCGTCGAGAACACGCGACGCGAGTCGCTGATACTGGAGTCGAACCCGGATCACTTCCTCGGGACCGAAGGGTCGGATGTCCCCGGAGCGAACGCCGACGGACCGCCGTTCGAGCGCCTGGAGGTGCGCGTGGTCGGCTCGGACGTGAGCGCGGTCGGCGTCGTCACCGACGGCGACGCCGACGTGACGCTGACCTCCGTGGGGGCGGACACGATCCGACGGATCGGGCGAACCGACGACACCGACCTCGTCGTCGACGGCAGGACCGTGCCGTACCTGCTCGGGTACAACGCGTCGTCGCCGCCGCTGACGAACCCGCAGTTCCGCAACACGCTCGCGCGGCTGATCGACCGGACGGCGCTCGTGGACGAGGTGTTCGACGGGTACGCCACGCCGTCGGTGACGCCGCTTTCGGACACCGAGTGGATCCCGGAGGACCTCAGATGGGACGGCGAGGACCCCGTGACGCCGTTCATCGGGAGCGAGGGGGAACTCGACGTGCCCGGCGCGCGAGAGGCCTTCCGGGCGGCCGGGTACAGCTACGACGACGGCCGGCTCGTTCGACGGGAGATCCGATGA
- a CDS encoding phosphatase PAP2 family protein — protein MSLLELVGEVAAVVALMHVASIAVVLGRSFLDPRTVGPALSRMSRRVSRPLAALVAVLAVNGVVRRVGVELSWVIGVNATTAIYAIEGTFVAWIQSFATPAATAYFSFVYVFGYVYLLTFPVVAYALCEDTRALRTLIVAYGINYGVGVVCYVLIVAYGPRNFMPDLVGSLLFESWPRSQLLTSQVNENTNVFPSLHTSLAATVAMLAVRTRRRYPRWTPIAVGLGASIAVSTMYLGIHWATDVVFGTVLAAGSVLAAERYETYRNRDGDDGGGTDGTDGHR, from the coding sequence ATGAGCCTGCTCGAACTCGTCGGGGAGGTCGCGGCCGTCGTCGCCCTCATGCACGTCGCGTCGATCGCCGTCGTGCTCGGGCGATCGTTTCTCGACCCCCGGACGGTCGGGCCGGCGCTCTCCCGAATGTCGCGACGGGTCTCGCGACCGCTCGCTGCGCTCGTCGCGGTGCTGGCGGTCAACGGCGTCGTCCGTCGCGTCGGCGTCGAGCTGTCGTGGGTGATCGGCGTGAACGCCACGACCGCGATCTACGCGATCGAGGGGACGTTCGTCGCGTGGATCCAGTCGTTCGCCACCCCCGCCGCGACCGCGTACTTCTCGTTCGTGTACGTGTTCGGCTACGTCTACCTCCTCACCTTCCCCGTGGTGGCGTACGCGCTGTGTGAGGACACGCGCGCCCTCCGTACCCTGATCGTCGCCTACGGGATCAACTACGGGGTCGGCGTTGTCTGTTACGTGCTGATCGTCGCGTACGGCCCGCGGAACTTCATGCCCGACCTCGTCGGCTCGCTCCTGTTCGAGAGCTGGCCCCGGTCGCAACTGCTCACGAGCCAGGTGAACGAGAACACGAACGTCTTCCCGTCGCTGCACACGTCGCTGGCGGCGACCGTCGCGATGCTCGCCGTTCGTACCCGACGGCGCTACCCCCGGTGGACGCCGATCGCCGTCGGACTCGGGGCGTCGATCGCCGTCTCCACGATGTACCTCGGGATCCACTGGGCGACCGACGTGGTGTTCGGCACCGTGCTAGCGGCCGGGAGCGTCCTCGCCGCCGAGCGCTACGAGACGTACCGTAACCGCGACGGCGACGACGGTGGTGGAACCGACGGAACCGACGGACACCGGTGA
- a CDS encoding branched-chain amino acid ABC transporter permease has protein sequence MSREDRVAGDEPVTDGGTVADESTGTGSGGSALARLRDREDFVVIASAAALVVFPFLLIDVLGAIGDVIGTSIGGYAGLPSLVLIYGIIVIGFNLLLGYTGLLSFGHAAFFGSAAYSAALFSQVVPSPILMIVAGTVVATLLAWPIGFVSIRRSGVYFAVLTLTFGQALYFWALGPGSWLTNGDNGFSGIEAHGLFVGALPLDAQLIPVFDSYTVMYAFASIVMLIAIWVGNRIINSPYGLIFEALGENEERVEFVGLNVFRYKLMAFVISAVFAGVGGAMFTIHEQYIHPTTALYWIQSGDFVIMTVLGGTGSLVGPVFGALVFEYVANVVSGVSLPVIGSIGSLWRFVLGAVFVFIVWVFPRGIYGAFADLGARITGGGGDGEEPAAADGGEAE, from the coding sequence ATGAGTCGCGAAGACCGGGTCGCAGGCGACGAACCCGTCACCGACGGGGGGACGGTCGCCGACGAGAGCACAGGCACCGGTTCGGGCGGCTCGGCGCTCGCGCGCCTTCGCGACCGAGAGGACTTCGTCGTCATCGCCTCGGCGGCCGCGCTGGTCGTGTTCCCGTTCTTGCTCATCGACGTGCTCGGCGCGATCGGGGACGTCATCGGCACCAGCATCGGCGGCTACGCGGGGCTGCCCTCGCTGGTGCTCATCTACGGCATCATCGTCATCGGGTTCAATCTCCTGCTCGGCTACACAGGGCTGTTGTCGTTCGGTCACGCCGCGTTCTTCGGATCGGCGGCGTACTCGGCGGCGCTGTTCAGTCAGGTCGTTCCCAGCCCGATCCTGATGATCGTGGCCGGGACGGTCGTCGCGACGCTGCTCGCGTGGCCGATCGGCTTCGTGTCGATCCGCCGCTCGGGCGTGTACTTCGCCGTGTTGACGCTCACGTTCGGGCAGGCGCTGTACTTCTGGGCGCTCGGTCCCGGATCGTGGCTCACCAACGGGGACAACGGCTTCTCCGGTATCGAGGCGCACGGGCTGTTCGTCGGCGCGCTCCCGCTGGACGCCCAGTTGATCCCGGTGTTCGATTCCTACACCGTGATGTACGCGTTCGCCTCGATCGTGATGCTCATCGCTATCTGGGTCGGCAACCGAATCATCAACTCGCCGTACGGTCTCATCTTCGAGGCGCTGGGCGAGAACGAGGAGCGCGTGGAGTTCGTCGGCCTGAACGTCTTCCGGTACAAGCTGATGGCGTTCGTCATCTCGGCCGTCTTCGCCGGCGTGGGCGGCGCGATGTTCACCATCCACGAGCAGTACATCCACCCGACGACGGCGCTGTACTGGATCCAGTCCGGCGACTTCGTCATCATGACGGTCCTCGGCGGCACCGGGAGCCTCGTGGGACCGGTGTTCGGCGCGCTCGTCTTCGAGTACGTCGCGAACGTCGTCTCCGGCGTGAGTCTCCCCGTCATCGGCTCGATCGGGTCGCTCTGGCGGTTCGTGCTCGGCGCGGTGTTCGTATTCATCGTGTGGGTGTTCCCGCGCGGCATCTACGGCGCGTTCGCCGACCTCGGCGCGCGGATCACCGGCGGCGGCGGCGACGGCGAGGAGCCGGCCGCGGCCGACGGAGGTGAGGCCGAATGA
- a CDS encoding ABC transporter ATP-binding protein, which produces MSVEDVDAYYGESHILRDLSMHVEEGEVCALLGRNGAGKTTTLRSIAGARPPEVRDGAVRFKDQEITGQSTEDVSSLGISLVPEERRVFPNLSVEENLHLSDVARNWSNVIGREVSMEHPGMSTEEVYEVFPRLEERATQKAGTLSGGEQQMLAIARSLKQDTDLLMLDEPYEGLAPQIIETVADAIEQIADAGTTILLVEQNAVAAMDIADRAYVIDQGAVVFAGDSEELRADEQTRERYLGV; this is translated from the coding sequence CTGTCGGTCGAGGACGTCGACGCCTACTACGGGGAGAGCCACATCCTGCGCGACCTCTCGATGCACGTCGAGGAGGGCGAGGTGTGTGCCCTGCTCGGCCGCAACGGCGCGGGCAAGACGACGACGCTGCGCTCGATCGCCGGTGCCCGTCCGCCCGAGGTACGCGACGGGGCCGTCCGGTTCAAGGACCAGGAGATCACCGGGCAGTCGACGGAGGACGTCTCCTCGCTCGGCATCTCGCTGGTCCCCGAGGAGCGGCGGGTGTTCCCCAACCTCTCGGTCGAGGAGAACCTCCACCTCTCGGACGTGGCGCGCAACTGGTCGAACGTGATCGGCCGCGAGGTGTCGATGGAGCACCCCGGCATGTCCACCGAGGAGGTGTACGAGGTGTTCCCACGGCTGGAGGAGCGTGCCACGCAGAAGGCCGGGACGCTCTCGGGCGGCGAACAGCAGATGCTCGCCATCGCTCGCTCGCTCAAGCAGGACACCGACCTGCTGATGCTCGATGAGCCGTACGAGGGGCTGGCCCCGCAGATCATCGAGACGGTCGCGGATGCGATCGAACAGATCGCCGACGCGGGGACGACGATCCTGCTGGTCGAGCAGAACGCCGTGGCCGCGATGGACATCGCCGACCGGGCGTACGTCATCGACCAGGGCGCTGTGGTGTTCGCCGGCGACTCCGAGGAACTTCGCGCCGACGAACAGACCCGCGAGCGGTACCTGGGTGTCTGA
- a CDS encoding ABC transporter ATP-binding protein: MTLLQTDGLTKQFGGLVAVDDVSFEVESGETRAVIGPNGAGKSTLINCITGALEPTAGRVEFDGEDITDLEPHETVQAGVSKSFQTASIFPSMTVRENVEIAAVAAAHGSFSVDFLKRLAGFDEVHDITDRMLDSVDLLGDAEMEAASLPYGDKRRLEIAIALASEPDLLLMDEPTAGMSPDETAATVDLVEQLQEDLGLTILIVEHDMEIIFQIADRILVLNRGQVIADGTPEQVQESEEVQEAYLGGVEL; the protein is encoded by the coding sequence ATGACCCTCCTGCAGACCGACGGGCTCACGAAGCAGTTCGGCGGCCTCGTCGCCGTCGACGACGTGAGCTTCGAGGTCGAATCGGGCGAGACGCGCGCGGTCATCGGGCCCAACGGGGCCGGCAAGTCGACGCTCATCAACTGCATCACGGGCGCGCTCGAACCCACCGCCGGCAGGGTGGAGTTCGACGGCGAGGACATCACGGACCTCGAGCCCCACGAGACGGTGCAGGCCGGCGTCTCCAAGTCGTTCCAGACGGCGTCGATCTTCCCGAGCATGACCGTTCGCGAGAACGTCGAGATCGCGGCGGTCGCGGCCGCACACGGCTCCTTCAGCGTCGACTTCCTCAAGCGGCTCGCCGGGTTCGACGAGGTGCACGACATCACCGATCGGATGCTCGATTCGGTCGATCTCCTCGGCGACGCCGAGATGGAGGCGGCGAGTCTCCCGTACGGTGACAAGCGCCGCCTGGAGATCGCGATCGCGCTCGCTTCCGAGCCCGATCTGCTGCTCATGGACGAACCGACCGCCGGCATGTCGCCGGACGAGACCGCGGCCACCGTGGACCTCGTGGAACAGCTCCAGGAGGACCTCGGACTCACCATCCTCATCGTTGAACACGACATGGAGATCATCTTCCAGATAGCCGACCGCATCCTCGTGCTGAACCGCGGACAGGTCATCGCGGACGGCACTCCCGAACAGGTACAGGAAAGCGAGGAGGTTCAAGAGGCGTACCTCGGCGGGGTGGAGCTGTGA
- a CDS encoding aryl-sulfate sulfotransferase produces the protein MFPKRLSARATLALLVVLAAGTLVVGYVQAERAGEDVTGDPAVEQALRTGDDSAVVGTRDEITVVATDSNAFVADENDGPRAQAELVAFAPDGSVYYHQNEHTRYWDVDPVAGTDATVEFVYADHLDADECGGSVCTRNGVERVNLTTGESTDVFSRITPGKHSTRWHDVDRIDDERLLVADIYRDRAFVVNTTTGLTEWEWDAQTDFDPTDSGGPFPEDWTHINDVEYVEIDGRETVMVSVRNHDQVVFVDMERGLREDWTLGSDGDHDTLYEQHNPDYIPPERGGPALLVADSENGRVIEYQREDGDWERSWTWEDDRVQWPRDADRLPNGHTLITDSNGDRVVEVDTDGEVVWSADVGFPYESERLGTGDESAGGESAASLGLESRTFDPDREGSALDRVVALAPPTVVNGVAYVLPRWVGALEAVAVVVLVGSLAGLARVQYRRLDGSVSLRWPVVFERK, from the coding sequence ATGTTCCCGAAGCGGCTCTCGGCCAGGGCCACCCTCGCGCTGTTGGTCGTCCTCGCGGCCGGGACGCTGGTCGTCGGCTACGTCCAGGCCGAGCGCGCCGGCGAGGACGTGACCGGCGACCCGGCCGTCGAGCAGGCGCTTCGCACCGGCGACGACTCGGCCGTCGTCGGCACTCGAGACGAGATCACGGTCGTCGCGACCGACTCGAACGCCTTCGTCGCCGACGAGAACGACGGTCCCCGCGCGCAGGCGGAGTTGGTCGCGTTCGCGCCCGACGGGAGCGTCTACTATCACCAGAACGAACACACCCGATACTGGGACGTCGACCCGGTGGCGGGGACCGACGCCACCGTCGAGTTCGTCTACGCCGACCACCTCGACGCGGACGAGTGCGGGGGGAGCGTCTGCACGCGCAACGGCGTCGAGCGCGTGAACCTCACCACCGGCGAGTCGACCGACGTGTTCAGCCGGATCACGCCCGGAAAACACTCCACCCGCTGGCACGACGTCGACCGGATCGACGACGAGCGCCTGCTCGTGGCCGACATCTACCGCGACCGCGCGTTCGTCGTGAACACGACGACCGGGCTGACCGAGTGGGAGTGGGACGCCCAGACCGACTTCGATCCGACCGACAGCGGCGGACCGTTCCCCGAGGACTGGACCCACATCAACGACGTGGAGTACGTCGAGATCGACGGACGGGAGACGGTCATGGTGAGCGTCCGCAACCACGACCAGGTCGTCTTCGTCGACATGGAGCGGGGTCTCCGGGAAGACTGGACGCTCGGGAGCGACGGCGACCACGACACCCTCTACGAGCAGCACAACCCCGACTACATCCCGCCCGAGCGAGGCGGTCCCGCCCTCCTCGTGGCCGACTCCGAGAACGGCCGGGTGATCGAGTACCAGCGCGAGGACGGCGACTGGGAGCGGTCGTGGACCTGGGAGGACGACCGCGTCCAATGGCCCCGCGACGCCGACCGCCTCCCGAACGGCCACACGCTGATCACCGACTCCAACGGCGACCGCGTCGTCGAGGTCGACACCGACGGGGAGGTCGTCTGGTCGGCCGACGTCGGCTTCCCGTACGAGTCAGAGCGCCTCGGCACGGGCGACGAGAGCGCCGGCGGCGAGTCGGCCGCCTCGCTCGGGCTGGAGTCGCGGACGTTCGACCCCGACCGCGAGGGCTCCGCGCTCGACCGCGTCGTCGCGCTCGCGCCGCCGACGGTCGTCAACGGCGTCGCGTACGTCCTCCCCCGGTGGGTGGGCGCGCTCGAGGCGGTCGCGGTCGTCGTGCTCGTCGGGTCGCTCGCCGGCCTGGCGCGGGTGCAGTACCGTCGGCTGGACGGCTCCGTGTCGCTCCGGTGGCCGGTGGTGTTCGAGCGAAAATGA
- a CDS encoding branched-chain amino acid ABC transporter permease, which yields MLLLQSEIASILLNGLQQGAIYALLGIGLTIILGTMEFLNLAHGALYLVGAYTGLIVFQETTLSNGFLYSQGITTIGFGGGFIAALILVPLVGFVVGLLMERYVAEPFYDRPETDQLLVTFGLALIVQEIVRNVIGGNTFQSIAPSTMFGVNVSQPISLPLVGLFPSWRLFIIAIAFVVIGLTYLAIERTDFGLVVQAGTRDSEMVRLLGIKINRSYSLVFALGAALAAFAGLIGASIQTISPQIGTERALLPAFLTIVVGGAGSVRGAIAGGLVLGVIISAMTQTYSQWAQIVLYLFVALMLIVKPEGLFGSMEVGE from the coding sequence ATGTTGCTCCTACAGTCCGAGATCGCATCGATACTCCTCAACGGCCTCCAGCAGGGCGCGATCTACGCGCTGCTCGGGATCGGCCTCACGATCATCCTCGGGACGATGGAGTTCCTGAACCTCGCGCACGGCGCGCTCTATCTCGTCGGCGCGTACACGGGCCTCATCGTCTTCCAGGAGACCACCCTCTCGAACGGGTTCTTGTACAGCCAAGGGATCACGACGATCGGCTTCGGGGGTGGGTTCATCGCGGCGCTGATACTCGTTCCGCTCGTCGGGTTCGTCGTCGGCCTCCTCATGGAGCGGTACGTCGCCGAACCGTTCTACGACCGACCCGAGACGGACCAACTCCTCGTGACGTTCGGACTCGCGCTGATCGTCCAGGAGATCGTCAGGAACGTCATCGGCGGGAACACGTTCCAGTCGATCGCGCCTTCGACGATGTTCGGCGTCAACGTCTCTCAGCCGATCAGCCTCCCGCTCGTCGGCCTGTTCCCGTCCTGGCGGCTGTTTATCATCGCCATCGCGTTCGTCGTCATCGGCCTGACGTACCTCGCGATCGAGCGGACCGACTTCGGGCTCGTGGTCCAGGCGGGGACGCGTGACTCCGAGATGGTCCGGCTGCTGGGCATCAAGATCAACCGCTCGTACAGCCTCGTGTTCGCGCTCGGGGCGGCGCTGGCGGCGTTCGCCGGACTCATCGGGGCGTCGATCCAGACGATCAGTCCCCAGATAGGGACCGAACGGGCGCTGCTGCCGGCGTTCCTCACCATCGTCGTCGGCGGGGCCGGCTCCGTTCGCGGGGCCATCGCCGGCGGACTGGTGCTCGGCGTGATCATCTCGGCGATGACGCAGACGTACAGCCAATGGGCGCAGATCGTCCTCTACCTGTTCGTCGCGCTCATGCTCATCGTCAAGCCGGAGGGCCTGTTCGGAAGCATGGAGGTGGGCGAATGA
- a CDS encoding thioredoxin family protein: MAADPTAGPPSDPPDPEAMLDRLIEVGAVREDADGTLRVSAALDDALDVYEQSYGDVPDQQFTEAVADAFGLSYSEAVRRIDEEGVTREEFVAYLALRSHFEHVDEPVPDSLERASMAAIVTEIAPATPVPQGMREITDDDLDAFLADNESAVVFVWRLRCDPCESMKAELEETLDAIPDGVAVAGVDGEACPEFRRRFDVDVAPAVACVHDGEAVAVETSYVSPAEIADLVERAFDSE; this comes from the coding sequence ATGGCGGCCGATCCCACCGCCGGTCCGCCGTCTGACCCCCCCGACCCCGAGGCGATGCTCGATCGGCTCATCGAGGTCGGGGCCGTCCGAGAGGACGCCGACGGCACGCTGCGCGTGTCGGCGGCGCTCGACGACGCTCTCGACGTGTACGAGCAGAGCTACGGCGACGTGCCCGACCAGCAGTTCACCGAAGCGGTCGCCGACGCGTTCGGCCTCTCGTACTCGGAGGCCGTGCGCCGAATCGACGAGGAGGGCGTGACCCGCGAGGAGTTCGTCGCCTACCTCGCGTTGCGGTCGCACTTCGAGCACGTGGACGAGCCCGTGCCCGACTCGCTGGAGCGCGCGTCGATGGCCGCGATCGTCACCGAGATCGCGCCCGCGACGCCGGTTCCGCAGGGGATGCGCGAGATCACCGACGACGACCTCGACGCGTTCCTCGCGGACAACGAGTCGGCTGTCGTGTTCGTCTGGCGACTCCGGTGTGACCCCTGTGAATCGATGAAGGCCGAACTCGAGGAGACGCTCGATGCGATTCCCGACGGCGTCGCCGTCGCGGGCGTCGACGGCGAGGCGTGTCCCGAGTTCCGCCGCCGGTTCGACGTGGACGTCGCGCCCGCCGTGGCGTGCGTCCACGACGGCGAGGCCGTCGCCGTCGAGACGAGTTATGTGTCGCCCGCGGAGATCGCAGACCTCGTCGAACGGGCGTTCGACTCAGAGTAA